The following DNA comes from Gammaproteobacteria bacterium.
CTTCTCCATCCGAATACGGCCCATCGTGGGTCACGTGCAAAACGGCGGCATCTTGGATATTGCTGCCAGCCCCGATCGAAATGGTACTGACATCGCCGCGCACCACGGCCATTGGCCAGATGGAAACGTCGTCA
Coding sequences within:
- a CDS encoding gamma carbonic anhydrase family protein; this encodes MNNIRPFKNTYPTLGQNVYVDPQACVIGKVTLADDVSIWPMAVVRGDVSTISIGAGSNIQDAAVLHVTHDGPYSDGE